The Cetobacterium sp. 8H DNA window AACAGTTGTTGTAAATTTAACAAGACTGATCTTAGCGATGGTCTTTTTAGGAGTGATAACATGGACAAATAGAGGGCTTGTATTACCATTTGATGTTTCTAGAGAAGCCTTGGGTTTTTTAAGTGTATCTGGATTGTTTGGACTGTTTATTGGAGATTTTTTTCTATATAAAGCTTATATTACTGTAGGGCCAAGAATAACACTTTTAATAATGACGTTTAGTCCAATAACGGTTTCCATTTTGAGTTTTTTAATTTTAGGAGAAAACTTAGGGTACATACAAATTTTAGGTATGTTATTGACATTGTTTGGTATTATGATGGTGGTCTTAAAAAAGAAGAGTGAGGGAACTTTTTCTAAAATTGGGTTTTTATATGCAGCAATTGCAATGCTAGGAGAAAGTTGTGGAATTATATTTACAAAAATGGGATCTGTAAATTATGATTCTTTTGCAACAATTCAAGTAAGAACAATTCCAGCTATAATAGCATTTATTATTTATATAAGTTTAAAAAACAGTTGGGAAGATATATTTAAAGGTATTAAAAATAAAAAAGGGATGTATTATGTTTTGGTTGGAACTATAGTTACAACCTTAGGGGTTACATCTTTAGTAGAGGCTATGAAATACTCAAGTGTAGGGGTTGTAAGTACTCTTGCAGCAACAAGTCCAATACTTATAAT harbors:
- a CDS encoding DMT family transporter, whose product is MLGEGLALTAALGWVGSSIFLEKASKEVGTVVVNLTRLILAMVFLGVITWTNRGLVLPFDVSREALGFLSVSGLFGLFIGDFFLYKAYITVGPRITLLIMTFSPITVSILSFLILGENLGYIQILGMLLTLFGIMMVVLKKKSEGTFSKIGFLYAAIAMLGESCGIIFTKMGSVNYDSFATIQVRTIPAIIAFIIYISLKNSWEDIFKGIKNKKGMYYVLVGTIVTTLGVTSLVEAMKYSSVGVVSTLAATSPILIIPISMLFFKEKVSLKESLGAVISFLGVSLFFII